The Capsicum annuum cultivar UCD-10X-F1 unplaced genomic scaffold, UCD10Xv1.1 ctg23855, whole genome shotgun sequence genome contains the following window.
atttcagggCAATTTAAGAATTATGTCCTCCTTTAGCTTGAAGATTAATTATAAAACTACATCTCAAGGTGAAATTTAATCCACTGACCTAAAAGGGGCTGAAAAATGATTACTCCAATAATATGTGTTTGAAATTGTTTTGTGATCTTATTTATTGTTTAATGTTGTTAGATctagaaattataattttatattcatatttaattatgttttcatcaACAACAGATGCTCCCCTTGCCATCATTGATGGTCCATCGATATCTCCACAACGACAATACTCAACAAGACCTGAACAACCCCATCATCGTCATCAAAGATTCAACAAGAACAATATTGTGATCATTCAACCGCAGGGCGTAGAGATAGAGATGGGCGGAGGAGAGGTAGAAGTTGCCGATCAGAGCAACTTTAAGAGAAACTACAACAATGCTAGTTCTTTTGTGAGAATGAAGCTGAATCCTAATCAAAAAGAAAGGGTTTTGGCTTTTGTAAAAGATGTCATGAGATGGAGATGGACAAAGGACAATGACCAAGTGTTACCCTTTTGTGATGAGATTGGGATCACTCCTCGTTTCTTGAGGACTTGGATTAATAATAATGTTCGCAGAATTGGGCCAAAAAAGCCATCGTCTAAGGAAAACAAATAAGTTTCGATTTCCTCTTAAAAATAAAACCTTATCAGCTCTACcgttgtattttatttatttccacCAATTCTACTT
Protein-coding sequences here:
- the LOC124890750 gene encoding zinc-finger homeodomain protein 4-like, with amino-acid sequence MFSSTTDAPLAIIDGPSISPQRQYSTRPEQPHHRHQRFNKNNIVIIQPQGVEIEMGGGEVEVADQSNFKRNYNNASSFVRMKLNPNQKERVLAFVKDVMRWRWTKDNDQVLPFCDEIGITPRFLRTWINNNVRRIGPKKPSSKENK